The Etheostoma cragini isolate CJK2018 unplaced genomic scaffold, CSU_Ecrag_1.0 ScbMSFa_632, whole genome shotgun sequence nucleotide sequence GCATACCTTTAGTCTCCATTCAACTGCGTAGTCGTTGGACGCGTGGGGAGGCTAATGGGATCGGAACACACCTAACCCAGCCAGTGCCTTTCGGATAACCTTTTCCTTCCATAACTTTCACAACCGTTAACCCACCAAATGGCTGATTTCCTTAAGAGACTGGTTATCCGGTTCATTGATATATCTCTTACCCCCTTCCCATTTGGGAGGGGAGTGTAGAGAGGCAGAGTATGCCTAGACCGGCAAGGAAGTGTGTGTACCGTAGACACGgtccctcttcttctctctgctccAAATTTTCTTGACAACCAGAGGGGAATTGTCGTCCTCTCCAGGCCCTCATGGGCACGGCTGATGAAGACAACGGTGTGCGGTGGACTCCATAGGTTAATGATTAACTCAATCTCAAACCCTACAGCTTTTAGAGATAAGGTTATGGCATTACATGCTCTAAGCCCCGCTCATAAACGTCATGAAGCGATGTTCCAACTACTTCCGATTTTTCTACAGTTACTAGACTTATGCTAATTGATGCAGAAGACTTAGAGGTTCAAATTGAACTTTATTGCAAGTGGCTCAGACATTCAGAGGTAAGGTTACAGCATTAAAGGCTCAAGCCACGCCCACAAACGATATTAACAGCAATATTTGCTACAAAAACGAGTTTTCCCTTACTTCCTTTCGTCGTATCGAGATGAGACTTACATCATAGTATTCAGGGAACTCTACTCGTCCTTCCTGGTGTTCTTCCCTCACCTTAACGTCTTCTCCAAATTTTGAACTCTGAAACCGCGGCAATACGTACTGGCGCGTTTAATGACCTCAGGTGTGCAGTCTACTACCTTcaattaaaatagaaacagTGCCACCTGTAGTTGCGCGGTGTatggaacacaggggttaaatcaAGAAGCTGGCCTTGGACTCTGGGCCTCCAGATCCTCTGGCCAGACGGATAAGATGCTTCTAATGCTGTATACAGACATCTAGTGGATCAGAGGGTAAGTGGATGTTAGTTGTTTAATTTATGAATGTCTAagttaataatatatattgtatatttgaTAACATATAATTTAAATAGAATAAAAGCAATGATCATTGTATATAGACTACTGTAATACAATTTTCAAATGGTATTTTTCCTGATATACGGCAGCACTTTGGTGTCTAAAATATTCTCTGTAAAagtcttcaaaaataaaacttagaGCAAATAAACTTCAAAATACATCCTACTACACTTCAAAATAGACTATAATAAATCCTACAAAATTTCAATTGGCTATGGGACACACGCCGGGATTTGATCAACCCCGGTTGGGCCGCCCTTGGAGGAGGGTGTCTAGTGGTAATGGCCGAAACACCTGATGATTCCAAGGTTCTCTACTGATGATGTGTCCTActatttagaataaaattatTTTGGTAATAAAAACCTTAACCTTGTAAGGaaaccaataaaacacaatcacaccACAGATcaattttaattacaaaattaGACAAATGATGATTCTCTAACGGCAAGCANNNNNNNNNNNNNNNNNNNNNNNNNNNNNNNNNNNNNNNNNNNNNNNNNNNNNNNNNNNNNNNNNNNNNNNNNNNNNNNNNNNNNNNNNNNNNNNNNNNNtctggagtgtggtctatctgtatagtgtcttgagataactcttgttataaattgatactataaataaaattgaattgagttgaATTGAAATTATTCGTGGTGTGAAAACTCCAAAAACCTTGTTTGAGAAAGGAAATTACGTCACTTTATCACAGAGGGATATTTGCATTGTGGGCAAAAgtacataaaaatataacatacaAATATATTGAGGTGGGGATGAATCACATGGACAGACATTCATGctgggtgtttttttatattttattcattgtgGAATTTGCGTCGCTGCTGTTTCTGAGGCTCTTATTTTGTTAACTGCAGAAAGGAAGTGGTATGCCTGATGGTTGTCAGTGGGCTTGAAAGTAAGAGGTTTGTGTGTCAAAgtccagagtgtgtgtgtgtgtgtgtgtgtgtgtgtgtgtgtgtgtgtgtgtgtgtgtgtgtgtgtgtgtgtgtgtgtgtgtgtgtgtgtgtgtgtgtgtgtgtgtgtgtgtgtgtgtgtgtgtgtgtgagagagagagagagacaggctgaaCAATTCCTTTAGATCAtcatggagaagaagaagatcttGTGTGTCGGTCTGGTGTGTCTCGACATCATCAACGTGGTTGATAAATACCCAGAAGAAGACACAGACACCAGGTAAGAACCCATGCTGatgctaacacacacagcaggttaACACACAGGCTGAagctaacacacacagcaggttaAAACACAGGCTGATGCCGACACAGACAGCAGGTTAGCACACAGGCTGatgctaacacacacagcaggttaGCACACAGGCTGAAGCTAACACAGACAGCAGGTTAATACACAGGCCGatgctaacacacacagcaggttaACACACAGGCTGAagctaacacacacagcaggttaAAACACAGGCTGAttctaacacacacagcaggttaACACACAGGCAGAggctaacacacacagcaggttaAAACACAGGCTGATGCTAACACAGACAGCAGGTTAACACACAGGCCGATGCTAACACAGACAGCAGGACTAACACACAGTAGTTTAACACACAGGCCGATGCTAACACAGACAGCAGGTTAACACACAGGCTGAAGCTAACACAGACAGCAGGTTAATACACAGGCCGATGCTAACACAGACAGCAGGTTAGCACACAGGCTGatgctaacacacacagcaggttaGCACACAGGCTGatgctaacacacacagcaggttaGCACACAGGCTGATGCTAACAAACAGCAGGTTAACACACAGGCTcatactaacacacacagcaggttaGCACACAGGCTGAAGCTAACACAGACAGCAGGTTAATCAGGGCTGCCATCTTTTCCCCataccttggagtgagatttgagggggccaacccatatttcgtcgtgtacaaagcaatttctttgggtatTTATCCCgtagggtttaaattgggatttgtcatatgtggggggatggggccCTTTCTAGGGGAggctgggggtatgcccccgcagggaaaaaaacttgaaaaatagaccattaaatggcactttctggagagtttttttgcaaaaaaaaatggagaaaccAAGtattacatgatatgtgcaaaactgtagggttaagaacctttctgttgttgtagtatcaacaggttttagggcatttagcatttacattatttacgttattaacttcttatgatataagaactgacccagacaatgtgccaaacataatgagccacatgaagagacaggagaatatgtcagcaacagctgagaagatttgggtctgtggggaacaggtccaggggtccatggtgtagggaccagggacccaaagttaaattaatgttgagggataaactaagaccactgaaattctaaagaataagaaccactgagttacataaattctTATCCTTTAACGTTTGTGCCAAGgatcagtaatgtttggccctcatatGGTGATGCTGATGAgggccaaacacacacagcaggttaGCACACAGCCTGAGGCTAGCACAGAGAGCCGGTTAGCACACAGGCTAATGCTAACACAGACAGCAGGTAATAGGTGATCAGATGATAATCTTCcaataaataatcattaaaacattgtaaaagtgCAACGTAGCAATCAAAggtgtatctatgtatgtagttttattttcttcatgcTGTGATGTCATCCTCTCTGCTGTGATGTCATCCTCTCTGCTGTAATGTCATCCTCTCTGCTGTAATGTCATCCTCTCTGCAGGTGTTTGTCACAGCGTTGGCAGCGAGGAGGAAACGCATCCAACTGCTGCACGGTGCTGTCGCTGCTCGGAGCCTCGAGCGCCTTCATGGGCTCACTGGCCCCTGGACCCGTGGCTGAGTGAGTCCTCAtcaataatataacaatatcaATAATATCTTGGGGGGGTTAGGGGCCTTCATGGGCTCGCTGGCCCCTGGACGATAAAGCCTTTACAGTGGGCGCCCCCACcctatggaacaacctccccacGCATATTAAAGCGGCACAGAccttacaaacatttaaatcacTGCTCAAGACGCACctgtttgctgcagcttttaaccctcgttaacctggattctgatattttaaagtgtttgtctccctgtgatgtattttggttggagtgatttttacacttgttatttatgtatttgacatcgaccctattcagcactttggtcaactgttgttgtttttaaatgtgctatataaataaaattgacattgacattgtcaTTGGACCCGTGGCAGAGTTAGTCCTTATGGGTTAGGGGCCTTCCTGGGCTTGCTGGCCTCTGGACCTGTGGCTGAGTGAGTCCtcatcaagaatataataatatgtataataacTTGGGGGGTTAGGGGGCCCgagatatgacacatgcctttggtgtgggagagcCAAGTTTGACTCCCACTGAGATCCACCAGTGTGTCCCTGAGGAAGGCACTTAACCCCTACTTAACCCCTAGTTTCCTATTAAACATATTATATAGAGATGTAACGTAGGGTTGAGACCCACTTTCCTgtctgtagttttattttggaGGATTTTCAGAAGTTCCATATCGATGTGTCTCTGGTGTCTGAGCACGCTCAGTGTTTTCTTCCTGCTTCTGTGGTCGTCAGCAGCATCAGCACAGGAAGCCGCACCATCCTGCACatgaacaggtgtgtgtgtgtctgtgcgtgtgtgtctgtgtgtgtgtgtgtgtgtgtgtgtgtgtgtgtatgtgtgtgtgtgtgtgtctcgctAATTGCCTCTATTTCAGAAACATCACCTTTGTCATCACAGAGCATCTCCTTCCTTGACAGATAAGTCAACTTcagtgcttttattgtgaaagacaGAGTTGATGTGTAGCCGcttcctgtgtctgtctgtgtgtcagtttcaTCATGGCTGACTTCTCGCAGCGTGCGATCGATGTGGCGGGGGTGGTTTGGCAGGCCGAGGGTCAGACTCCGTCTgcgtgttgtgttgtttgtccGTCCAGCGGATCTCGAACCGTCGTCCTCTCTGACACGTAAGACGCCCTGACGACGGCACACAGCGGTCACTGAACACCTCTTTATCAATGTGGCCTTGTTACCCTGGAGACCGGCTGACATCACTCCTACACGTTTATTAAACGAGGTCATTTTCATTGAGATTACAAATCTCTCTGTATGGCAGCAatccatattattattattattattattattattattattattattattattataatacaaaGCACAAATGGTCAAAATCAGCTAAGGAAGCATTTGCAGAGTCCAATTGAATTAGCCTTGAACTACTCTAAATATAAACCatataatatatgatatatgCAGCTCTGAAACTGTCTGAAAACATAAAACCTGACAGAGCCGTAGGTCATAgttattagtttttaaaatcaacCCAATTGTATAATcgaggcaaggcagctttatttgtatagcacatttcagcaacagggcaattcaaagtgctttacacaaaatctgttAAACAGATAACacacaggtacaaacagttaaaaattataagcatataaaacacataaaaacaaaattgacacataaaacacaagaataaaagttacagtgcagcataaaaAATTTAAGATAAAACATATGAatggacagtttaaaacaaaatagaacattaggacacataaaacacaagaataaaagttacagtgcagcataagaaatttaattatttcagaACACATCTACTGTTCCCCGCTTGGGGAAATTATGTCACTCAGTTCTGTCCCTGTAAGAAGGAAAATATCAATGGTACCTTCACTTTTAGCTTTTATCTGTCCCCTGGCAGCACATTTTTTGTGCACTTTTCCAACAGTGCGTCACTCACCCGTGTCTGTTcgttaaagaaatgagcagtcatttaaagaaaggcagcatcaaaaagaaaggtcttcagccttgatttaaaagaactgagagtaccAGCAGATCTGcagctttctgggagtttattccagatatgaggagcatagaaactgaaagctgcttcaccctgtttagttctgactctggggacagaaagtagacctgccCCAGATGACCTGATAGGTCTGGGGGgctcatagtgtagtagcagatcagaaatgtattttggacctaaattgttaagtgatttataaactagcaaaagtactttgaaatcaattctttgagacacaggaagccagtgtaaaaaATCAGACAGTGAGCTGGAGAACCACATTTACCTTCTACACCTCACTGCAACCTGTCTAATCTAAGAGAACTACATTTACCTTCTACACCCCACTGCAACCTGTCTAAACTAAGAGAATGGATAACATCCAGAGCAGGCACTGGTtaaataaagataacaatacTTTTCCAATGATGTAGGATCCTGggacattctttttttgttgtccaTCCATCTCTCAATCCATCTTTGTcctcttatccggtatcgggtagCAAATGGGGGGGGACCCCAAACTTGCCTTTCCAAAGGCACTTTAACCTGCTCAGACTGGGGGATCcagaggtgttcccaggccaggttggagatataatctctccacctagtccagGGTCTTCCCcaagacctcctcccagctggacgtccctccacctagtcctgggtcttcacGGACCTTTTCccagctctactccgagctccccTCTAATGACTGAGCCTCTCACCCGATCCAACCGCACCCTCCCCCCTAATAAGGAAACCCGTTTCAGCCGATTGTACCCGACTGTAATGCTTTGCATTCttgctcagctctcttttcatcccAATGGTGCAATAATACCCCTCCGCTGCTCCGTTACTCTGGGATAACATGTCCCAGAAAGACTCCTTCAGTTGGatggcttccctgaccaccgatGTCTACCAGGGTGGGTTACGAAAAGGCGTGAGTTGATAGTCTGTTGGACAATGGCCTCCTCCAGAAGTTCCCAATTAACCcacactacccgtttgggcttaccaggtctgtcctgNNNNNNNNNNccccccccccgccccccaccaggtctgtccagagctCCCTACCCCCAACCAACTTGGCAATCAGTGTGGcaatcagttgacagctcctcctctcttttcacccgagtgtccaaaacatatggcctcagatcagatgaaaccattataaaatcgatcattgaccttcgGCCTAGTGTGCtgtggtaccacgtacacttatgagcaccctagggtgctctggtaccacgtacacttatgagcacccTAGGGTGCTGTGGTACAACGTGGACTTATGAGCaccctagggtgctctggtaccacatACACTTATGATAACCCTAGGgagctctggtaccacgtacacttatgagcacgCTATgcttgaacatggtgtttgttatggataATCCATGACTAGACCAGAAGTCCAAAATCAGACCACCACTCTGGTGCAGGTCAAAgagccgttcctcccaatcagcCTCTTGATGTATCTCCATCATCGCCCACGTGCGTTAAAGTCCGCCatcagaactatggagtcccctactggagccccatactgGACTCCATCCCCATCCAGGACGAAttcttgtttggtgcatttgcacaaacaacagtcacatccccccccccccatcaaccGCAGGATTTggatttgtctgttttgtcaaAACATACTTGTAGCTAGCTCCGACCACCCACATGATGTTAACCATAACAATCCGGTTTAAGCTCCACCCATCTTGTGGTACAGGATGATAAATATAAACATACTGAGGTGTTTTGTGAACGCTGTTTGACCCGCCTGAAGGAAGCATGAACTCCTGATCCTGGTCTAATGAACCACCAGCCTGAAGGAAGCATGAACTCCTGATCCTGGTGTAATGAACCACTGCAGAGTAAGCTTTTGATGTCCTGAAAACGCCTCGTCCGACGGACTCCAGGTCTGGACGCCAGGTCTGGACGCCTCTGGACGCAAGGTCTTGACTCCTGGAACAGCTTTTTAAAGAGCAGACTCATTGTTAGGTTTATGCAACAAAACTACTTGTATGATTTAGGGTTAATGACTGACgttagttattagttattagcTACGTGAGTTATAAGTTAATGTTGACCTTTGAGGTCACGTGGCTATGAGTTAGACCTCTTCCTTACCCAGACTTTGATCAGATAGTGAggattgtattttatttgtatggATCGACCAATCAGATGGAGTGCGGGTCAGCTGACTTTTATCTTTGtctgtgtgaaaaaatgaagaaaaacagaaaattagaGTTTGTGAAGAGGTGAAGTAGGTTCCactaatgaaagaaaataaacacccATCCTACATCATTACTTCGTCTCGTCACTTTGTACATTTAAGAATTCAACATCGTTTGAGATGGATATTGATATCATGGCCATGAGGAtgtagttagcttagcacaaacacacaatatattttattattcctATCAAGGATATAGTTTATTATTCCTATCAACGTCTTTTATTACTCATATCGATGATATCTTTCATTCCTATCGACGATATTTTTTGGGCTTCATCACAAGCTCATAGCTTTAGTCAGTTGGAGCCTCTGCAGTGGTTTGGGATTAATTCATCAACGCTGATTCGTTTaacataatttataatttatactgtttattgattccCAGTAATATCTCTGATTCACACTGAAATATGATGAAATATGTTCTGTAATCTGCCGTCTGTAAGGAGTTTTCTTCTAAACTGATGAAATTAAATGTAGCTATACATGTGTTTTAAAgatacaaataaatgttttctgtaaattgtTGAAATGCACCGATTACAACTGATTTTTTCATGGAGTCTGAGCAGCCGATACTGATGCTGACAGACTCCAAGCTTGTTAATCGGCCTGGTGCATCAGCAGTAAACTCAACTTTTTCAAAGAAGGAAGCGacacataatacaaaaaatgaaacgGACCCTTAATTAGACATCGTTAGTCCTGACAGACCCATGAATCAATCACCTTTAATTAGAAAGTGTTAGAATATTATTCTATAATATATGTTATATAGGTTATTAACAAGGTACTTCAGTTGGTCAGTTAGTCCTCGgcctgatgatgtcatagtgatgtcatcaAGCTGAGACTTTGAGTGACGGACTgaagtgacatcacttcctgtccacCAGGAACCTTCCTGATGTCACTGTGGAGGATTTCTCTAGAATCGACCTGGGTCAGTTCAGCTGGATCCACTGGGAGGTGAGCTGAACCAGGCTTACCCAGTCTAACCTTAACACAGGCTAAACCAGGCTAATCAGACTAacccagacttttttttatattcccccccccgCAATTTGTTCCACTAATTGAAAtctctttaaatacacattaacatgaattcaacacactgtagtaaacagataaatggaggcagaagatgtctttcagtcatcaatgcacacattcagcaaCACACAGGAGCTCTTTCAAGCCAGTTTGATAtgacacaattttatacaatatatataattagggggtccccgctcaaTCTCGCCAttagtttgggggtccttggcctggaaaacgttgaagacccctgcccTAGATCATTCAGGGTTAGTAACAGAGGTACCTGGTGTTAGTCTAAATGTGATTAACTCATACAGGGTTAATAACAGTTACCTGGTGTTAAAGTCTAAATGTGATTAACTCATACAGGGTTAGTAACAGAGGTACCTGGTGTTAGTCTAAATGTGATTAACTCATACAGGGTTAGTAACAGAGTTACCTGGTGTTACAGGGCCGAAATGCAGAAGAGCAGGTGAAGATGATCCAGCAGGTTGGGATGTATAACAGCATGTTGCCACAGCAACAGAAAATCACCGTCTCCGTGGAGATAGAGAAGACCAGAGAGACGCTGAATCAGCTGTTTCCTCACGGTGATTTGGTGCGAGTCTTTCAAACCCTCAAACATCTGTCCATCTTAAACCTTCTCACTCCCATTGCGTAAAAGACGATACACCTTTTatctaaaagtctcctttaacATCATATTGAAGGCCTTTTATCTACAAGTCTTCTTTAACTTCATATCTGAAGGCCTTTTATCTAtgaggctgaatctcatttctctgtcttaccccttccccttaccctAGCTTTTGCGCggtcacgcgggacctagtgcTGACCCAATTGTTAAGGGTAGGGGATAGACCGAGGGGTGTATACCCCTAGAAACCAAGTGTGGACGCAACCTCActtgcaaacacacaagcaactGTAGCTGCcgcatcgaccagagagacacataaatgtaagtactttcggcttaaataattgattttaaagttacgatagtcttgttttgtggtctatgcagtcctgtacatatatactgcaaccatgttcctaactgaactttaaaaaaatcgcTAGCTTGAAATGCTAACGTTAATCGATAACGCTAATTG carries:
- the khk gene encoding ketohexokinase isoform X1 yields the protein MEKKKILCVGLVCLDIINVVDKYPEEDTDTRCLSQRWQRGGNASNCCTVLSLLGASSAFMGSLAPGPVADFILEDFQKFHIDVSLVSEHAQCFLPASVVVSSISTGSRTILHMNSFIMADFSQRAIDVAGVVWQAEGQTPSACCVVCPSSGSRTVVLSDTNLPDVTVEDFSRIDLGQFSWIHWEGRNAEEQVKMIQQVGMYNSMLPQQQKITVSVEIEKTRETLNQLFPHGDLVFVSKDVARHLGFLSAEAAVRGLYSRVKPGAVLICAWAEKGADALGPDGLVLHSDAFPPETLVDTLGAGDTFNAAVIFTLSNGGSLQEALSFGCQVAGRKCGFHGYDCIAGKLDN
- the khk gene encoding ketohexokinase isoform X4 — protein: MEKKKILCVGLVCLDIINVVDKYPEEDTDTRCLSQRWQRGGNASNCCTVLSLLGASSAFMGSLAPGPVADFILEDFQKFHIDVSLVSEHAQCFLPASVVVSSISTGSRTILHMNSFIMADFSQRAIDVAGVVWQAEGQTPSACCVVCPSSGSRTVVLSDTNLPDVTVEDFSRIDLGQFSWIHWEGRNAEEQVKMIQQVGMYNSMLPQQQKITVSVEIEKTRETLNQLFPHGDLVFVSKDVARHLGFLSAEAAVRGLYSRVKPGWKFAGGSEFWLSSRWQEVWFPWLRLHCWKVGQLTEDFKRN
- the khk gene encoding ketohexokinase isoform X2, which gives rise to MEKKKILCVGLVCLDIINVVDKYPEEDTDTRCLSQRWQRGGNASNCCTVLSLLGASSAFMGSLAPGPVADFILEDFQKFHIDVSLVSEHAQCFLPASVVVSSISTGSRTILHMNRNLPDVTVEDFSRIDLGQFSWIHWEGRNAEEQVKMIQQVGMYNSMLPQQQKITVSVEIEKTRETLNQLFPHGDLVFVSKDVARHLGFLSAEAAVRGLYSRVKPGAVLICAWAEKGADALGPDGLVLHSDAFPPETLVDTLGAGDTFNAAVIFTLSNGGSLQEALSFGCQVAGRKCGFHGYDCIAGKLDN
- the khk gene encoding ketohexokinase isoform X3, with the translated sequence MEKKKILCVGLVCLDIINVVDKYPEEDTDTRCLSQRWQRGGNASNCCTVLSLLGASSAFMGSLAPGPVADFIMADFSQRAIDVAGVVWQAEGQTPSACCVVCPSSGSRTVVLSDTNLPDVTVEDFSRIDLGQFSWIHWEGRNAEEQVKMIQQVGMYNSMLPQQQKITVSVEIEKTRETLNQLFPHGDLVFVSKDVARHLGFLSAEAAVRGLYSRVKPGAVLICAWAEKGADALGPDGLVLHSDAFPPETLVDTLGAGDTFNAAVIFTLSNGGSLQEALSFGCQVAGRKCGFHGYDCIAGKLDN
- the khk gene encoding ketohexokinase isoform X6 codes for the protein MEKKKILCVGLVCLDIINVVDKYPEEDTDTRCLSQRWQRGGNASNCCTVLSLLGASSAFMGSLAPGPVAENLPDVTVEDFSRIDLGQFSWIHWEGRNAEEQVKMIQQVGMYNSMLPQQQKITVSVEIEKTRETLNQLFPHGDLVFVSKDVARHLGFLSAEAAVRGLYSRVKPGAVLICAWAEKGADALGPDGLVLHSDAFPPETLVDTLGAGDTFNAAVIFTLSNGGSLQEALSFGCQVAGRKCGFHGYDCIAGKLDN
- the khk gene encoding ketohexokinase isoform X5, whose protein sequence is MGSLAPGPVADFILEDFQKFHIDVSLVSEHAQCFLPASVVVSSISTGSRTILHMNSFIMADFSQRAIDVAGVVWQAEGQTPSACCVVCPSSGSRTVVLSDTNLPDVTVEDFSRIDLGQFSWIHWEGRNAEEQVKMIQQVGMYNSMLPQQQKITVSVEIEKTRETLNQLFPHGDLVFVSKDVARHLGFLSAEAAVRGLYSRVKPGAVLICAWAEKGADALGPDGLVLHSDAFPPETLVDTLGAGDTFNAAVIFTLSNGGSLQEALSFGCQVAGRKCGFHGYDCIAGKLDN